The following are encoded together in the Mycosarcoma maydis chromosome 4, whole genome shotgun sequence genome:
- a CDS encoding putative histone acetylase, giving the protein MTLLYPSGARTLHKLSPFQRLIKIARHTPYSSSSSDPDTPSCVGFRPSEYEVVADDPVSRSSRHDPRPVDDETLKKDWDAATCSTCGHSIEEHAALTDADDEEATRRGKVAVRLDELLEDKGKLLDFTYTDPDIESLRKQMRPVGADGLVEASSPVSQLSTVPDATPSPYPSTQALPNGSGPHSSTPLLQSLNRKRKLRDSSRSRSRSRDREASVATSSRLSSPEMTVVHSNPASRQQSTEPGTINGRYDAKRRKLASSDLAKESTVEANMSTDLSDESAELTGVEAVEPTANGEDALQEAKKGAANESKSAVCASADADTAEFGQTKVKAEEAVDLEEAMQPAPKSAASAVEEGVAQKKERPAVIEERTGLIQFRVVTNDDDHESMILLTGLKNIFQRQLPKMPREYISRLVFDRNHQSVAIVKRGLQVVGGITYRPFKQRKFAEIVFCAITSTEQVKGYGSHLMNHVKDHVKASSPVMHFLTYADNYAIGYFKKQGFTKEISLDRSIWVGYIKDYEGGTLMQCSMVPRVKYLEVSDMLAAQKEAILAKIRSISRSHVVHKGLQAMHDRDRLIKLKGLIENPDGTVAKPERAAKRDQNHGEEDPTATFLVNPSEVPGLKESGWTPEMDELSRRPKRGPHFAVMRHILVELNGHGSAWPFVNPVNGDEVTDYYDVIKNPMDLSTMEAKLENNQYANVDELVADAQLIFDNCRSYNPASSPYAKSATKLEKFLKETLLPKVQSSL; this is encoded by the coding sequence ATGACTCTTCTATACCCATCAGGCGCAAGGACACTGCATAAACTCTCTCCATTTCAGCGCCTTATCAAGATCGCACGACACACGCCCTACTCCTCTAGCTCTTCCGACCCTGACACCCCATCCTGTGTTGGTTTCAGACCATCCGAATACGAGGTTGTGGCCGATGACCCTGtctcgagaagctcaaggCACGACCCTCGCCCAGTTGATGATGAAACTCTCAAGAAAGACTGGGACGCAGCCACCTGCAGTACCTGCGGTCACAGCATCGAAGAGCATGCTGCTCTTACTGacgccgatgacgaggaagcgacGCGCCGAGGAAAAGTAGCAGTGCGGCTAGACGAGCTCTTGGAAGACAAGGGAAAGCTTCTTGACTTTACCTACACTGATCCCGACATCGAATCGCTGCGCAAACAAATGAGACCTGTTGGTGCTGACGGCCTTGTCGAAGCATCCAGCCCGGTCTCACAACTCAGCACCGTACCCGACGCGACACCCAGTCCATATCCGTCCACTCAAGCGCTACCCAACGGATCCGGACCACACTCATCAACACCGCTTCTACAAAGCCTCAACCGCAAGCGCAAACTTCGAGacagctcgcgctcgcgaTCAAGGTCACGCGACAGGGAAGCATCAGTAGCCACCTCGAGTCGACTCTCAAGTCCAGAGATGACCGTCGTTCATTCCAACCCGGCATCGCGACAACAATCTACCGAGCCTGGCACGATCAATGGACGATATGACGCCAAGCGAAGGAAGCTTGCATCGTCAGACTTGGCAAAAGAGAGCACGGTCGAAGCCAACATGTCGACAGACCTTAGCGATGAATCGGCTGAGCTTACCGGAGTGGAAGCGGTCGAACCAACAGCGAATGGCGAGGATGCATTGCAAGAAGCCAAAAAAGGAGCAGCAAACGAGTCGAAAAGCGCAGTTTGCGCATCGGCAGACGCTGATACCGCCGAATTCGGCCAGACAAAGGTGAAAGCGGAAGAGGCCGTCGACCTGGAAGAAGCGATGCAACCTGCACCAAAGAGCGCCGCATCTGCGGTCGAAGAAGGCGTCGCGCAAAAAAAGGAGCGACCAGCGGTGATCGAGGAGCGTACAGGTCTCATCCAGTTCAGAGTGGTgaccaacgacgacgatcacgaatccatGATTCTGCTCACGGGACTCAAAAACATCTTTCAACGTCAGCTGCCCAAGATGCCACGCGAGTATATCTCGCGTCTCGTCTTTGATCGCAACCACCAGAGCGTGGCGATTGTCAAGCGTGGATTGCAGGTGGTGGGAGGCATCACATATCGGCCATTCAAGCAGCGTAAATTTGCCGAGATTGTGTTCTGCGCTATCACGAGCACCGAGCAGGTCAAAGGATACGGCTCGCACCTCATGAATCACGTCAAAGACCACGTCAAGGCTTCTTCGCCCGTCATGCATTTCCTCACGTATGCCGACAACTATGCTATCGGCTATTTCAAAAAGCAGGGCTTCACCAAGGAGATCAGTTTGGATCGTTCAATCTGGGTGGGCTATATCAAAGACTACGAGGGCGGTACGCTGATGCAGTGCAGCATGGTGCCACGAGTTAAATACCTGGAAGTGTCGGACATGCTTGCGGCGCAAAAGGAAGCAATACTGGCCAAGATCCGGAGCATCAGTCGTTCGCATGTGGTCCATAAAGGTCTGCAAGCCATGCACGACCGCGACCGGTTGATCAAACTCAAGGGGTTGATCGAGAATCCGGATGGCACAGTGGCAAAGCCGGAACGCGCAGCCAAGCGTGATCAAAACCACGGTGAAGAGGATCCGACAGCAACGTTCCTTGTGAATCCGTCCGAAGTGCCAGGCTTGAAGGAAAGCGGTTGGACGcccgagatggacgagctgagTCGACGGCCCAAACGAGGGCCACACTTTGCCGTCATGCGCCACATTCTGGTGGAGCTCAACGGACACGGAAGTGCGTGGCCGTTTGTGAATCCAGTCAACGGAGACGAGGTGACTGACTACTACGACGTGATCAAGAATCCCATGGATCTGTCCACGAtggaagccaagctggagAACAACCAATatgccaacgtcgatgaACTTGTCGCCGATGCCCAGCTCATCTTTGACAACTGTCGCTCGTACAATCCGGCTTCATCGCCTTATGCAAAGAGCGCCACCAAGCTGGAAAAGTTTCTCAAAGAGACTTTGTTGCCCAAGGTGCAGAGCTCCTTGTGA